The nucleotide sequence TTTTGCGGACGGTGGTTGCCCAAAACGCCTGGGGCATCCCTCAGTTGCAGTGGGTCAGCCGTCAGCTTCACGGAAGTTTGATCGCATGGGCCGTGGCGGTGCCGGTGACGGCGTTCCTGTTTTCGTGGATTTTGGATCTGTTCGCCCAACCGGTGATCGGCCTGGCCGTGGGCGTGCTTCACCGGCTGCAGGGGTTGGCCTCTCGGCTGCCCAGAGCGTTGAACCATACCCTGGGTGGTCTTCTCCAAGTTCCCCGGGGCGCCCTTCACATGTTGGTGTTTGTAGCAGCCATTCACCTCATCCTGCCCTATATCCATGCCCCGACCGTGGAGGCGATGGCAAAGGAAAGTTCTTTGTATCGATGGGCGGATACCCGGGTGGTGGCGCCGCTTCTGTCGAGCCCAATCGCGCACAAGGTTCCCGTTCTCGGGGATCAAGCCAATCGATGGCTGACCGAGTTAACCCAAGAGGCAGCCAAAAACGCCCCGCCCGAGGCCCGGGGGTTCTTGACCTGGCAAACCCGCTTCCAATCGAATAGCCAGATCGATGCCACTGCAAAGCAGGTGGTTCAAGGAGCCCGGACAGACCGGGAAAAGGCTTACCGACTGTATCGCTGGATCGGGGAACACGTGCAGTACGATAATCAAAAAGCGGCCGCCATTGAACAGGGGCAGATTCAATCGCTATCCTTCGGGGCGATCTCGACGTTTAACACCGGCAAGGGCGTGTGCACCGATTACTCCGCGCTCATGGTCGCCATGGGCAGGGCCGTTGGCCTTCAGGTCAAACAGGAGTTCGGTACAGCGGTGTTGCCCGATGGAAGTGGCGGACCCCACGCCTGGAATGTGGTCTATTTGGCGGACGAGAAAAAATGGATCCCCTGCGACCCGACGTGGGAACAGGCGGGAAATTACTTTGACAACCCGGACTTTTATGCAACTCACCGCCCGGATCATCAGACGGGAGCCGATGCGGCCCAATGAAGCGGGTGAAAAGTGGATCGGTGGTTTGGGGCATACTGAAGGCGGAGGGATCGAGGTGGAAGATATTCGTCGGATCGTCGAACAAGCCGCCGGGGGAAAGCCGGTCTCCGTCCAGGTGCTGTCCTACGGAGCAACGGTGAAAACGGATAGTGTGGAAACCCGCAAACAGGTGGCTCGCGCCTTGGAAGCCGCGGGCTTCGTTGTCCAACCCGTTTACGGCGAAGGAGAGGAGTTTCTCTATCACCTGAATGTCAGCCTTCCGGTCATGCACTGAGACATCCTGGGCGGCCGACCGGGACGGCGGCCGCCCGGAATTCAATCGTGAATAACGACCTTCGTCTCAGGTGGAATATTGTCATAAAACCATTTGGCATCCGGCACCGAGAGACGCAGGCATCCGTGAGACGCTTTCTGCCCCAGCTTGTCCGCCTCGCTTTGAATGATCTGCTGATTCTGGTCCATGGGAACACTATGAAAGAGAAATTCGAGCCCTTTGAACGAGACCCAATACATCCCGCCTTCTTTTTCTTGGGCATTATAAAACCAAGTATCCCGCTGGCCAATCTGGAAAGTTCCCCGGGGAGTGGAATTGTCCGGATTCGTATCCAGTCCCGACGAGGTGACCATAACCTTGAGCACCTGATCGCCATCTTTGATGTACACCCGCTGCTGAGAAAGATTGCAATCGATCCACAGATTCTTGCGCTGTTTCAGGGCTTCCATGGTCAGTTGGCTCGCGGGCACAAAATCCTCTGAACTCGCCCGCATGCCTCCACTGGGCCCCATTGTCTGCTGCATGGCCCCGGCTCCATGCCCTTGGGCCGCCTCCGGCCCCGCTCCTGGCGCAGATCCAGGAGTCCCATCGTTTCCCCCCTGCCCCTGCGCCGACCCTGCCGACTGTCCCGCCGGTTTCGCGGCGGAGGCCGATCCTCCACCCGGCTGCCCTTGACCCGATGGGGCTCCCGCTGCCCCGCCCGCTTGCGAACCCGACTGGGTAGCGGGAGACGGCTGTGCAAGCCCCATCCCACATCCCGCCAGCGTTAGAGACAGGACCATCGCCACCGCCATGCGCATTCGCCGCATTCCACCGCCTCCTCGCGTTAAATTTCCCTGTGTTTGATCCACTCCAGCACGTCCGTCAACGTCCCGGTCCAGGCCGGGGAGCGGTCCGCCGGCACCGATCCCACGAGACAGTCGGTGACGAGACCCACCGGGATTCC is from Kyrpidia tusciae DSM 2912 and encodes:
- a CDS encoding transglutaminase domain-containing protein yields the protein MDHNWITLIAAFLLLSPIVIGLWRGLPGELELMKYSIRSALGSVQWILASLAALWLLRTVVAQNAWGIPQLQWVSRQLHGSLIAWAVAVPVTAFLFSWILDLFAQPVIGLAVGVLHRLQGLASRLPRALNHTLGGLLQVPRGALHMLVFVAAIHLILPYIHAPTVEAMAKESSLYRWADTRVVAPLLSSPIAHKVPVLGDQANRWLTELTQEAAKNAPPEARGFLTWQTRFQSNSQIDATAKQVVQGARTDREKAYRLYRWIGEHVQYDNQKAAAIEQGQIQSLSFGAISTFNTGKGVCTDYSALMVAMGRAVGLQVKQEFGTAVLPDGSGGPHAWNVVYLADEKKWIPCDPTWEQAGNYFDNPDFYATHRPDHQTGADAAQ
- a CDS encoding L,D-transpeptidase, whose product is MRRMRMAVAMVLSLTLAGCGMGLAQPSPATQSGSQAGGAAGAPSGQGQPGGGSASAAKPAGQSAGSAQGQGGNDGTPGSAPGAGPEAAQGHGAGAMQQTMGPSGGMRASSEDFVPASQLTMEALKQRKNLWIDCNLSQQRVYIKDGDQVLKVMVTSSGLDTNPDNSTPRGTFQIGQRDTWFYNAQEKEGGMYWVSFKGLEFLFHSVPMDQNQQIIQSEADKLGQKASHGCLRLSVPDAKWFYDNIPPETKVVIHD